The genomic segment TTATGCACAAAAAAAGCACAATCGGCTCCTAACTTTGACGCATATTCTTCAAGTTGTTTATTGCTTAGATTTAGCTCAAATTTACTATTGAGTAGTTTTAGCATAAAGGCGGCGTCCGATGAACCGCCTCCCAGTCCGGCTCCTGAAGGTATTGTCTTATGTAGATAGATGTTAATAGGAGGTAAATTGAACGATTCGGCGAGTAGCCGGTAGGCTTTTATTACAAGATTATCTTTGCCTTCTTTAGTTACGGATATGCCGGAGGAATGCAGACAAGATTCTTTTTGAGAAGTTGCCGGCAGGGTTATTTCGAGGGCATCTTCAATGGGTATGGGATAGAAAACTGTTTCGAGATTATGGTATTTGTCCGCACGTCTTTCCGTTATATTCAGTCCCAGATTTATTTTGGCATTTGGAAATATTATCATTGGGGTTATATGCAATTATTTCGTTCTACTAAAAG from the uncultured Bacteroides sp. genome contains:
- the ispE gene encoding 4-(cytidine 5'-diphospho)-2-C-methyl-D-erythritol kinase, with amino-acid sequence MIIFPNAKINLGLNITERRADKYHNLETVFYPIPIEDALEITLPATSQKESCLHSSGISVTKEGKDNLVIKAYRLLAESFNLPPINIYLHKTIPSGAGLGGGSSDAAFMLKLLNSKFELNLSNKQLEEYASKLGADCAFFVHNQPAFAEGIGNIFSPIKLSLKNYKIIIVKPAVFVSTQEAFSMVTPHKPEISLKEIICSPPTQWKELMTNDFEHSIFTLHPEIKAIKDKLYDNGAIYSSMSGSGSSVYGLFEPAHQLPQIDFDQSLCFQTILK